One genomic region from Sciurus carolinensis chromosome 2, mSciCar1.2, whole genome shotgun sequence encodes:
- the Pax1 gene encoding paired box protein Pax-1 isoform X1, which translates to MKFTLGLGSRAWRVSWERATAEGAGPGAGGGALRGGALRVSNPRPGRRGSRLAHALPLCLSGGGGARALPDCSGPSPRRPGARRLVGSRAMEQTYGEVNQLGGVFVNGRPLPNAIRLRIVELAQLGIRPCDISRQLRVSHGCVSKILARYNETGSILPGAIGGSKPRVTTPNVVKHIRDYKQGDPGIFAWEIRDRLLADGVCDKYNVPSVSSISRILRNKIGSLAQPGPYETSKQPPPQPALPYNHIYQYPYPSPVSPTGAKMGSHPGVPGSAGHVSIPRSWPSAHSVSNILGIRTFMEQTGALTGSEGSAYSPKMEEWASVNRTGFPATPAVNGLEKPALEADIKYTQSASGISAVSGFLPACAYPASNQHSVYSAPGGGYLAPGPPWPPAQGPPLAPTGAGVTVHGGELAAAMTFKHPSREGEGHSLPARAARPQTPSVAYTDFLSRPRPPRGSSSSSPSQSLRKLRTGGRPGALRSAAVASRAERP; encoded by the exons ATGAAGTTCACCCTGGGCCTGGGGTCGCGGGCGTGGAGAGTGTCCTGGGAGCGGGCAACAGCGGAGGGGGCAGGCCCTGGGGCGGGCGGTGGCGCGCTCCGCGGCGGCGCACTGCGCGTCTCCAACCCGCGGCCCGGCCGCCGCGGATCTAGGCTCGCGCACGCCCTCCCTCTATGCCTCTCCGGTGGTGGCGGCGCCCGAGCTCTCCCGGACTGCTCCGGGCCCAGCCCCCGCCGCCCCGGCGCCAGGCGACTGGTTGGCTCACGCGCTATGG AGCAGACGTACGGCGAAGTGAACCAGTTGGGCGGCGTGTTCGTCAATGGCCGCCCCCTGCCCAACGCCATTCGCTTGCGCATTGTGGAATTGGCACAGCTGGGCATCCGACCCTGTGACATCAGTCGGCAGCTCCGCGTCTCTCACGGTTGCGTGAGCAAGATTCTGGCGCGCTACAATGAGACGGGCTCCATTCTACCGGGGGCCATCGGGGGCAGCAAACCTCGCGTTACCACCCCCAACGTAGTAAAGCATATCCGGGACTACAAGCAGGGTGATCCCGGCATCTTTGCCTGGGAGATCCGCGACAGACTGCTGGCCGACGGCGTCTGCGACAAGTACAATGTACCCTCGGTGAGCTCCATCAGTCGCATCCTGCGCAACAAGATTGGCAGCCTAGCGCAACCCGGCCCGTACGAGACAAGTAAGCAGCCGCCGCCGCAGCCTGCGCTGCCTTATAACCACATCTACCAGTATCCCTACCCAAGCCCGGTGTCGCCCACCGGTGCTAAGATGGGCAGTCATCCCGGGGTGCCGGGCTCTGCGGGCCACGTCAGCATCCCACGTTCATGGCCTTCGGCACATTCGGTCAGCAACATCCTCGGCATCCGGACATTTATGGAGCAAACAG GGGCCCTGACCGGTAGTGAAGGCTCCGCCTATTCCCCCAAGATGGAAGAGTGGGCCAGCGTGAACCGCACGGGCTTTCCTGCCACCCCAGCAGTAAATGGGCTGGAGAAACCTGCCTTGGAAGCGGACATTAAATACACTCAG TCGGCCTCCGGCATCTCAGCAGTAAGCGGCTTCCTCCCGGCCTGCGCTTACCCTGCCTCCAACCAACACAGCGTGTATAGCGCGCCAGGCGGCGGGTACCTTGCTCCCGGTCCGCCTTGGCCACCGGCGCAGGGACCCCCGCTGGCGCCCACCGGGGCCGGCGTCACAGTACATGGCGGGGAGCTTGCCGCAGCAATGACCTTCAAGCATCCTAGTCGAGAAGGTGAGGGGCACAG CCTTCCAGCCCGGGCGGCAAGGCCCCAGACGCCCTCAGTAGCTTACACGGACTTCCTATCCCGGCCTCGACCTCCTAGGGGCAGCTCTTCCTCGAGCCCCAGCCAGAGCCTGAGGAAACTGCGGACGGGCGGGCGGCCCGGGGCGCTCCGCTCCGCAGCGGTGGCGAGCCGCGCGGAGAGACCCTAG
- the Pax1 gene encoding paired box protein Pax-1 isoform X2 codes for MKFTLGLGSRAWRVSWERATAEGAGPGAGGGALRGGALRVSNPRPGRRGSRLAHALPLCLSGGGGARALPDCSGPSPRRPGARRLVGSRAMEQTYGEVNQLGGVFVNGRPLPNAIRLRIVELAQLGIRPCDISRQLRVSHGCVSKILARYNETGSILPGAIGGSKPRVTTPNVVKHIRDYKQGDPGIFAWEIRDRLLADGVCDKYNVPSVSSISRILRNKIGSLAQPGPYETSKQPPPQPALPYNHIYQYPYPSPVSPTGAKMGSHPGVPGSAGHVSIPRSWPSAHSVSNILGIRTFMEQTGALTGSEGSAYSPKMEEWASVNRTGFPATPAVNGLEKPALEADIKYTQSASGISAVSGFLPACAYPASNQHSVYSAPGGGYLAPGPPWPPAQGPPLAPTGAGVTVHGGELAAAMTFKHPSREVADRKPSSPGGKAPDALSSLHGLPIPASTS; via the exons ATGAAGTTCACCCTGGGCCTGGGGTCGCGGGCGTGGAGAGTGTCCTGGGAGCGGGCAACAGCGGAGGGGGCAGGCCCTGGGGCGGGCGGTGGCGCGCTCCGCGGCGGCGCACTGCGCGTCTCCAACCCGCGGCCCGGCCGCCGCGGATCTAGGCTCGCGCACGCCCTCCCTCTATGCCTCTCCGGTGGTGGCGGCGCCCGAGCTCTCCCGGACTGCTCCGGGCCCAGCCCCCGCCGCCCCGGCGCCAGGCGACTGGTTGGCTCACGCGCTATGG AGCAGACGTACGGCGAAGTGAACCAGTTGGGCGGCGTGTTCGTCAATGGCCGCCCCCTGCCCAACGCCATTCGCTTGCGCATTGTGGAATTGGCACAGCTGGGCATCCGACCCTGTGACATCAGTCGGCAGCTCCGCGTCTCTCACGGTTGCGTGAGCAAGATTCTGGCGCGCTACAATGAGACGGGCTCCATTCTACCGGGGGCCATCGGGGGCAGCAAACCTCGCGTTACCACCCCCAACGTAGTAAAGCATATCCGGGACTACAAGCAGGGTGATCCCGGCATCTTTGCCTGGGAGATCCGCGACAGACTGCTGGCCGACGGCGTCTGCGACAAGTACAATGTACCCTCGGTGAGCTCCATCAGTCGCATCCTGCGCAACAAGATTGGCAGCCTAGCGCAACCCGGCCCGTACGAGACAAGTAAGCAGCCGCCGCCGCAGCCTGCGCTGCCTTATAACCACATCTACCAGTATCCCTACCCAAGCCCGGTGTCGCCCACCGGTGCTAAGATGGGCAGTCATCCCGGGGTGCCGGGCTCTGCGGGCCACGTCAGCATCCCACGTTCATGGCCTTCGGCACATTCGGTCAGCAACATCCTCGGCATCCGGACATTTATGGAGCAAACAG GGGCCCTGACCGGTAGTGAAGGCTCCGCCTATTCCCCCAAGATGGAAGAGTGGGCCAGCGTGAACCGCACGGGCTTTCCTGCCACCCCAGCAGTAAATGGGCTGGAGAAACCTGCCTTGGAAGCGGACATTAAATACACTCAG TCGGCCTCCGGCATCTCAGCAGTAAGCGGCTTCCTCCCGGCCTGCGCTTACCCTGCCTCCAACCAACACAGCGTGTATAGCGCGCCAGGCGGCGGGTACCTTGCTCCCGGTCCGCCTTGGCCACCGGCGCAGGGACCCCCGCTGGCGCCCACCGGGGCCGGCGTCACAGTACATGGCGGGGAGCTTGCCGCAGCAATGACCTTCAAGCATCCTAGTCGAGAAG TGGCTGACCGGAAGCCTTCCAGCCCGGGCGGCAAGGCCCCAGACGCCCTCAGTAGCTTACACGGACTTCCTATCCCGGCCTCGACCTCCTAG